From one Bacteroides eggerthii genomic stretch:
- the pflA gene encoding pyruvate formate-lyase-activating protein, translating into MINVHSYESMGTFDGPGLRLVVFLQGCPFRCLYCANPDTIDSKGGIPTPADEILQMAVSQKAFFGKKGGITFSGGEPTLQAENLIPLFKELKANGIHTCLDTNGGIWNEKVEELLSLTDLVLLDIKEFNPERHRALTGRSNEQTLRTAAWLEQQGHPFWLRYVLVPGYSDFEEDIRSMGAQLGKYQSIQRVEILPYHRLGVHKYEAMGWDYQLKEVVENTPEQLQRAERLFKEYFPTVVVN; encoded by the coding sequence ATGATAAACGTACATTCATACGAAAGTATGGGAACTTTCGACGGGCCGGGTCTCCGGCTCGTCGTTTTCCTTCAAGGGTGTCCTTTCCGCTGCCTTTATTGCGCCAACCCCGACACCATAGACTCCAAAGGCGGCATCCCCACTCCTGCCGATGAAATCCTGCAAATGGCGGTCAGCCAGAAAGCATTCTTCGGAAAGAAAGGGGGAATTACATTTTCCGGTGGAGAGCCCACATTGCAGGCAGAAAACTTGATACCTTTGTTCAAAGAGTTGAAAGCCAACGGCATCCACACCTGCCTTGACACCAACGGCGGCATCTGGAACGAAAAGGTGGAAGAACTGCTAAGCCTGACGGACTTGGTACTGCTTGACATCAAAGAGTTCAATCCCGAACGCCACCGCGCCCTCACCGGACGCAGCAACGAGCAGACCCTGCGTACGGCCGCCTGGCTGGAACAACAGGGACATCCGTTTTGGTTGCGTTATGTGTTAGTGCCGGGATACAGCGATTTTGAAGAAGACATACGCAGCATGGGCGCACAGCTTGGCAAATACCAAAGCATACAACGGGTGGAGATACTCCCTTACCACCGTCTGGGAGTGCACAAATACGAAGCGATGGGCTGGGACTACCAACTGAAAGAGGTCGTAGAGAATACGCCTGAACAATTGCAGCGAGCCGAGCGACTGTTCAAAGAATACTTTCCCACAGTGGTGGTAAATTAG
- the pflB gene encoding formate C-acetyltransferase, whose protein sequence is MELNKTFIDGLWNKEINVSDFVSKNITPYTGDASFLQGPTERTKRIWDLCLKALEEERANNGVRSLDHKTVSTITSHKAGYIDKENELIVGLQTDELLRRAIKPFGGINVVAKACRENGVEVDDKVKDIFTHYRKTHNDGVFDVYTEEIRSFRSLGFLTGLPDNYARGRIIGDYRRLALYGIDRLIEAKQEDLHNLTGPMTEARIRLREEVAEQIKALKDIKTMGEYYGLDLSRPATSAQEAVQWVYMAYLAAVKEQDGAAMSLGNVSSFLDIYIEYDLAHGKIDETFAQELIDQFIIKLRMVRHLRMQSYNDIFAGDPTWVTEAIGGRFNDGRVKVTKTSFRFLQTLYNLGPSPEPNMTVLWSPELPEGFKDFCAKVSVDTSSIQYENDNLMREVRNCDDYGIACCVSYQAIGKQIQFFGARANLAKALLLAINGGRCENTGTVMVKGIPVLTNDTLNFEEVMANYKKVLTEIARVYNEAMNIIHYMHDKYYYEKAQMAFVDTDPRINLAYGVAGLSIAIDSLSAIKYAKVTARRNDIGLTEGFDIEGAFPCFGNNDDRVDHLGVDLVYYFSEELKKLPVYKNARPTLSLLTITSNVMYGKKTGATPDGRAKGVAFAPGANPMHGRDKNGAIASLSSVAKLRYRDSQDGISNTFSIVPKSLGPTAEERVENLVTMMDGYFTKGAHHLNVNVLNREMLEDAMEHPEKYPQLTIRVSGYAVNFVKLSREHQLEVISRSFHERM, encoded by the coding sequence ATGGAATTAAACAAAACCTTTATTGATGGGCTTTGGAACAAAGAAATCAATGTCAGTGATTTCGTTAGTAAAAACATCACACCCTACACCGGAGACGCCTCTTTCTTGCAGGGACCTACGGAACGTACCAAACGTATCTGGGACCTCTGTCTGAAAGCATTGGAAGAAGAAAGAGCCAACAACGGCGTTCGTTCACTAGACCATAAAACAGTATCTACCATTACCTCCCACAAAGCAGGCTATATTGATAAGGAGAATGAACTTATCGTAGGTTTGCAGACGGACGAACTGCTGAGACGCGCCATCAAACCTTTCGGTGGCATTAATGTCGTAGCGAAAGCGTGCCGCGAGAATGGTGTGGAAGTAGACGACAAAGTAAAAGACATCTTTACGCATTACCGTAAGACACATAATGACGGTGTATTCGACGTATATACTGAAGAAATCCGTTCATTCCGTTCTTTAGGCTTCCTCACCGGACTTCCCGACAACTATGCACGCGGACGAATTATCGGTGACTACCGCCGTCTGGCATTGTATGGCATCGACCGCCTCATCGAAGCTAAGCAAGAAGATCTGCATAACCTCACCGGCCCGATGACCGAAGCACGCATCCGCCTGCGCGAAGAAGTAGCAGAACAAATCAAGGCCTTGAAAGACATCAAGACCATGGGTGAATACTATGGCCTCGACCTCAGCCGTCCGGCCACATCTGCTCAAGAAGCTGTTCAATGGGTATATATGGCATACCTTGCAGCCGTAAAAGAACAGGATGGTGCAGCCATGTCACTGGGTAATGTCTCCTCTTTCCTTGACATCTATATCGAATATGATTTGGCTCATGGCAAGATTGACGAAACCTTTGCACAAGAGCTGATTGACCAGTTCATCATCAAGCTGCGCATGGTACGCCACCTGCGTATGCAGTCCTACAACGACATCTTTGCCGGAGACCCGACTTGGGTAACCGAAGCTATCGGCGGACGCTTCAACGACGGCCGCGTAAAAGTGACGAAGACCTCCTTCCGTTTCCTGCAGACATTATACAACCTCGGCCCGTCTCCCGAACCTAACATGACTGTGTTGTGGAGTCCCGAACTGCCGGAAGGCTTCAAAGACTTCTGTGCCAAAGTATCAGTGGATACCAGCTCCATCCAATACGAGAATGACAATCTGATGCGCGAAGTCCGCAATTGCGACGACTACGGCATTGCGTGCTGCGTGTCCTACCAAGCTATCGGCAAGCAGATCCAGTTCTTTGGCGCACGTGCCAATCTTGCCAAGGCCCTGCTGCTCGCCATTAACGGCGGACGCTGCGAAAACACCGGAACTGTAATGGTGAAAGGCATCCCCGTACTAACTAACGATACGCTGAACTTTGAGGAAGTAATGGCCAACTACAAAAAAGTGCTGACCGAAATTGCCCGCGTTTACAACGAGGCGATGAACATCATCCACTATATGCACGACAAGTATTACTACGAAAAAGCCCAAATGGCGTTTGTAGATACCGATCCACGCATTAATCTGGCCTATGGTGTGGCAGGATTGTCCATTGCCATTGACTCACTGTCCGCTATCAAATATGCCAAAGTAACGGCCCGCCGCAATGACATCGGCCTGACAGAAGGCTTCGACATCGAAGGCGCTTTCCCCTGCTTCGGCAATAACGACGACCGCGTAGACCACTTGGGTGTAGATTTGGTTTATTATTTCAGCGAAGAATTAAAGAAGTTGCCGGTTTACAAGAATGCCCGCCCCACCCTGTCACTGCTTACCATCACCTCTAACGTGATGTATGGCAAGAAGACAGGAGCCACTCCCGACGGACGCGCCAAAGGAGTTGCATTTGCTCCGGGAGCCAACCCGATGCATGGACGTGACAAGAACGGTGCCATCGCTTCTTTAAGTTCCGTAGCCAAACTGCGCTATCGTGACTCGCAAGACGGCATCAGCAACACCTTCTCTATTGTTCCGAAATCATTAGGCCCTACGGCAGAGGAACGAGTTGAGAACCTGGTTACGATGATGGACGGTTATTTCACCAAAGGCGCACACCATTTGAATGTGAACGTGCTGAATCGTGAAATGCTGGAAGATGCGATGGAGCATCCGGAAAAATACCCGCAACTCACAATCCGCGTTTCCGGTTATGCCGTAAACTTCGTGAAGCTAAGCCGCGAACATCAGCTGGAAGTTATCAGCCGTTCATTCCATGAGAGGATGTAA
- a CDS encoding porin family protein, whose protein sequence is MKKRMEDELWMRKIKERLEDYSEPLPVSGWERLEKDMPASKPKRRIIPFRRWAVAAAAVLLAAVSSVSIWLLQSPVGEEMRNTATPTLAVVPDELPGRQAPQMRTEVAEPDYRAQGQTAAPGGTNRRSLLAQELNVAAETDRQTESRQPLDAEPEIQGEASEQTPSVEKEEAGTTAAGNSGTENRKVERRRPSGRDKLQLPVGDRKKKKSGGWSVGLAVGNTGGLISGNSIGGGGLMQSDPNFGYSGGKVDLSTIANGIMDVPEGQALVFKNGMPYLMRNSEQIVDIDHKQPLSFGFSVRKGLARGFSVETGLTYTYLASDVKFVESSEKVSQKLHYLGIPLRANWNFVDKKSFIMYVSAGGAMEKCVYGKIGSESETVKPLQFSVMGAVGAQYNISRRVGVYVEPGVSYFFDDGSDVQTIRKENPCNFTLQGGIRLTY, encoded by the coding sequence ATGAAGAAGCGTATGGAAGATGAATTGTGGATGCGAAAGATAAAGGAACGGTTGGAGGACTACTCTGAGCCGCTACCCGTTTCCGGTTGGGAACGATTGGAGAAGGATATGCCTGCTTCCAAGCCGAAGCGGCGCATCATTCCTTTCCGGCGCTGGGCTGTGGCAGCGGCTGCGGTGTTGCTTGCAGCGGTGTCTTCTGTCAGTATATGGCTATTGCAAAGCCCTGTGGGAGAGGAAATGCGGAATACGGCCACGCCGACGCTGGCGGTTGTTCCGGATGAGTTGCCGGGCAGGCAGGCTCCCCAGATGCGCACAGAGGTTGCGGAACCCGATTACCGGGCGCAAGGACAAACTGCTGCGCCGGGCGGAACAAACCGCCGTTCTCTGCTGGCGCAAGAACTGAATGTTGCTGCCGAAACGGACCGGCAAACGGAATCCCGGCAGCCTTTGGATGCGGAACCGGAAATACAAGGAGAGGCATCGGAACAAACGCCATCGGTAGAGAAAGAGGAAGCCGGGACGACTGCCGCCGGGAATAGCGGTACGGAGAACCGGAAGGTGGAGCGCCGCCGTCCGTCGGGCAGGGACAAACTGCAACTGCCTGTTGGCGACAGAAAAAAGAAGAAGTCGGGCGGCTGGTCGGTTGGACTGGCTGTGGGAAATACGGGTGGATTAATCTCAGGAAACAGTATCGGTGGAGGAGGGTTGATGCAAAGCGATCCGAACTTCGGATACTCCGGTGGAAAAGTAGATCTTAGCACAATAGCCAATGGCATCATGGATGTTCCGGAAGGGCAGGCGCTTGTGTTCAAGAACGGCATGCCCTATCTGATGAGGAATTCGGAACAGATTGTGGATATAGACCATAAACAGCCTTTGTCTTTCGGCTTTTCAGTGCGCAAGGGGCTTGCAAGGGGCTTTTCGGTGGAGACCGGCTTGACGTATACGTATCTTGCTTCGGATGTGAAGTTTGTGGAAAGTTCGGAGAAGGTGAGCCAGAAACTGCATTACTTGGGAATTCCGTTGCGGGCAAACTGGAACTTCGTTGACAAAAAATCTTTTATCATGTATGTCTCTGCAGGAGGGGCTATGGAGAAATGTGTCTATGGCAAGATTGGCAGTGAGAGCGAAACGGTGAAACCGCTGCAATTCTCCGTAATGGGAGCAGTGGGCGCACAGTATAATATAAGCAGGAGGGTGGGTGTCTACGTGGAACCGGGAGTGTCTTATTTCTTTGATGACGGTTCTGATGTCCAGACGATAAGAAAAGAAAACCCCTGCAACTTCACATTACAGGGGGGGATACGGTTGACTTACTGA
- a CDS encoding RNA polymerase sigma factor translates to MEEQVLAERCRQGDNLARKELYERYAGRMLGVCLRYAGDRETAQDLMHDGFLKLFDSFDKFTWRGEGSLRAWMERVMVNTVLQYLRKNDVMSQSAALDDVPEAYEEPDAAAVDTIPQKVLMQFISELPAGYRTVFNLFIFEDKSHKEIARLLGINEKSSASQLVRAKAALAAKVKEWMKKNA, encoded by the coding sequence ATGGAAGAACAGGTATTGGCAGAACGGTGTAGGCAAGGCGACAATCTTGCCCGCAAAGAACTGTATGAGCGATATGCAGGGCGGATGCTCGGCGTATGTTTGCGTTATGCCGGTGACCGGGAGACTGCGCAGGATTTGATGCACGACGGTTTCCTGAAGCTCTTCGACTCTTTCGATAAGTTCACTTGGCGGGGAGAAGGATCTTTGCGGGCTTGGATGGAACGTGTTATGGTGAATACCGTATTGCAGTATTTGCGGAAGAACGATGTGATGAGCCAGTCTGCTGCTTTGGATGACGTGCCGGAGGCATACGAAGAACCGGATGCCGCAGCAGTGGACACTATTCCTCAAAAGGTGCTGATGCAGTTCATCAGTGAGCTTCCGGCAGGTTACCGCACTGTATTCAACTTGTTTATTTTTGAAGATAAATCTCATAAGGAGATTGCCCGGTTACTGGGTATTAATGAAAAATCATCAGCCTCGCAACTGGTACGCGCCAAAGCAGCTTTGGCAGCGAAAGTGAAGGAGTGGATGAAAAAGAATGCATAA